One region of Pristis pectinata isolate sPriPec2 chromosome 30, sPriPec2.1.pri, whole genome shotgun sequence genomic DNA includes:
- the LOC127584694 gene encoding protein FAM241B-like: MVRILANGDIVDDDDPRVRKAPPRREELNRGRQGFIRNTENANQPHQGPANQGHSLFADMNQRLINMGFPRWNLGNQVIEPIMSVLLVLMLMLFGVRGLVLIGGLYLFSQFSQR, from the exons ATGGTTCGTATTCTGGCCAACGGGGACATAGTGGATGATGACGATCCGCGGGTCAGGAAGGCACCTCCGCGCCGAGAGGAGCTGAACAGGGGCCGGCAG GGTTTTATCCGTAATACAGAGAATGCAAACCAGCCTCACCAAGGACCAGCCAACCAAGGCCACTCGCTGTTTGCGGACATGAATCAGCGTTTGATTAACATGGGCTTTCCACGATGGAATCTGGGAAATCAAGTCATTGAACCCATCATGTCCGTGCTTCTGGTGCTGATGCTCATGTTATTTGGAGTGCGTGGCCTCGTTCTCATCGGTGGGCTGTACCTCTTCTCTCAGTTTAGTCAACGGTAA